The Pseudochaenichthys georgianus chromosome 23, fPseGeo1.2, whole genome shotgun sequence sequence AGGGCTTTTTGAACAGAAAGGAAAAGAAACCACAAGTGGTCATTCAGGAATTAAAGTACTTGTTTACTTTTgcataatttaataaatcttttgTAATTGATTTAGTATTTAATTTAGAAAGACAATGACAACTGGGTACATTTGAAAAAGCAACATTTGTGAATAAGATATTTTTGGACAAAATCAATTGTTTCCACACGCTGTGCTGATGGTTAACATCATACTGTGCATACAAACAGGAAGTTGCCGTATTCTGTCATTTTAACAATATTTGTAGGCCTATACCCTTTTAATGATGCTGTGGCTAAACGTTGTGTTTGTATAGAATCATTTTTTTACAACACTAAGGGGCGTGCTTGGGTGTCTTAAAAGGCGCCATCGCTGACGTCATATTTACTAGCCGGAAGTAGTTGTGTCCGCTGAGGAAAATGGCTGGGCTGCTGAAAAAGGTAGGACGAGAGGTCATGTTTTGTTTAACGGCAAAAAGAATGCAGTTCAAACTGAGTTAATATTTGTTCTCACCATATTATTACAGTTTACGGTTTACTATCATCGGCCAATAGTGCAGTTTAAACAGGAGGTGGGATGCTAGCTGAGTTAGCATTGTGTTGGCAGTTAGCTGCCGGACAGGTTAATGACACATAAACACGGGTTTATATTATTCACAGGGGTTACTATTACACACAGGTTCAGAACGACCGGACAGAGACCCTGCCGGGGAGAGCCGGCGGTAACTACAGCATagcttaacccttagatgcataagtgggtcttttttgaccctgtgaggtggttttcttagagtatctttgtaattatatattttttcatttcatattccagctattcctctaaaaacatgttttggatatcatgccattacaattttaagaaattgtagtttttgtatttccaccccaagcttccataagtgggtcaaaaatgacccgcatgcattttctatggTGTTTCgtttttcttttcaaaatgtaaaaacaatgtcaaattataaatagtgaaaaatgaaatataaaaaataattctagtgtgaaccaaaatatacaAGTGCTTTTTCTTAGccaaaaatggcataaaaacacattattctaatacgggtcctttttgacccacttatggaagagtgtcgggtccagtcactcgtgcatctTTAAGATAAGCATACAATTATTATAAATGGACTATCCATTTCAATGGTTTAAGTTGTAAAGGTGCATCATTAGTAGTAGCAACAGAATGAAATAAAGTTACATTGTAGTTTGTCAATATGATGAGGTCCTGCTGGTTCCTCACAGCATGTGAAACATGTCGATGCACTTAATGCTGGATTAGTCATAGCAGGAACTGCAGGTAGACCTCATATTATGAGATGATATAAGTATAATATGTTGTTGCTAGTAAGGCCTAGTACTATACATCTGTAAGGCCTAGTACTGTACATCTGTAAGGCCTAGTACTATACATCTGTAAGGCCTAGTACTGTACATCTGTAAGGCCTAGTACTATACATCTGTAAGGCCTAGTACTATACATCTGTAAGGCCTAGTACTATACATCTGTAAGGCCTGGTACTGCACATCTGTAAGGCCTAGTACTATACATCTGTAAGGCCTGGTACTATACATCTGTAAGGCCTGGTACTGCACATCTGTAAGGCCTGGTACTGCACATCTGTAAGGCCTGGTACTGCACATCTGTAAGGCCTGGTACTGCACATCTGTAAGGCCTGGTACTGCACATCTGTAAGGCCTGGTACTGCACATCTGTAAGGCCTGGTACTGCACATCTGTAAGGCCTAGTACTGCACATCTGTAAGGCCTAGTACTGCACATCTGTAAGGCCTGGTACTGCACATCTGTAAGGCCTGGTACTGCACATCTGTAAGGCCTGGTACTGCACATCTGTAAGGCCTGGTACTGCACATCTGTAAGGCCTGGTACTGCACATCTGTAAGGCCTGGTACTGCACATCTGTAAGGCCTGGTACTGCACATCTGTAAGGCCTGGTACTGCACATCTGAATGCAGCCAGTCATCAACTCTTTTCCCTTTTCATTTCACTTTGAAAACATTGTTCTGTTGAAACATTGATTAGTGAAATCACTATACTGCTGATATTCTGGTGAGTATTGTAAATGATATATCAGTGATTGATTCACAGCGTCTGTAGTTAAGCCGACTGAGTGTTAGGGCGCGAAAGACcatttataaaacaaaacaaaaaagcattATTCACATTAAAAAGATGTGCGCTGGTGTCCTCCTCTCTTCCAGACGACCGGCCTGGTGGGCCTGGCTGTGTCCCACAATCCTCATGAGGTGAGCCCCGTGTCCTCACGTCCATCTGTGATCACATGACGTCCTGCAGCCATCACTTTTAGTCCCTGTGCATGAGGGCGGCTCGATTCTGGCAAAAAGCATAATCtccattatttgggtcaataactgtaattgcgattattaaatgtgattattcattgactttgaaaacatccatttattggagaaaaaaaatgtgaacagtttgtttttaacagttgattacccagaactttaagtataactcaactgaaaaccgttttatttcgattacgttgttttcgtaatcgttgcaagccataattgtaatcgcgattaaaatacgattaattgagcagccctactgtGTACTACCTCCGCTGACCCCCTGCTCTGTCTCAGCGTCTGAGGAGTCTCTACTCCAAGATCCTGGCGTCCCTGCAGACCATGCCGCAGGACGCCGCCTACAGGAAGTACACCGAGCAGCTGGTGGGCGAGAGGTTCAACCacgtccaatcagtgagtgaGGAGATCCTTTGGCTGCTGGTGCACATTTCTCAGTCGATATCGAtgtttagaatatcatttgtccGGTTCCCAAAGTATTTTCTATGTTCGTATTATGAATTCTGTTTTGTGTCATGGAAACAAATCCTTGTTATGAAAAATATGAACAGAGCAGAGAGAAGATGCATTCTCCATCTATCATTTACTGAGAGCCAATGAGCATGCTGGTGTTATTTTCTTATTGGCAAAATGATTGTAGTGATTTTGAAATGTCTTTGAGGATTGGGTTGGAGTGTGCTTCATGACTGTGTCTGTCCTCAGGAGCCTGATGTGGAGAAGCTGGAGAATAAGATCAACTGTGGGCAGATCGAGGAGGTTATCTTCCAGGTAGGTCCCTGATAAGTGCCTTCACACATGATGCACTTGGTGCTGCAGCAGGGAGACACCACGAGGGACTTGGTCTGGCCCGATGCACCCCCCTGTTCTCTGGTCTCTGATCGCTTCATGGGATGAAACGTATTTCTGCTGCCGGGTGGTTCACAGTTGGATCCTACAGATGGCCTCTTGCCTGATAAGCTCAAACCTCCCAGAGTCTTTTCACCTCCCTTAGCAACGAATGGAATTTGTGTAAATGTATTTCCTGAAAGCGTTCTATCTGAAGCGCTGTGCGTCCTGTGTGCAGGCTGAGTGTGAGCTGTCTCTGGCCAGGAAGATGTCTGAGTGGAAACCCTGGGAGCCGCTGATAGAGGAACCCCCCACCAACCAGTGGAAGTGGCCTGTGTGAGCCCCTGTGTGTGCTgtcatactgtgtgtgtgtgtgtgtgtgtgagatcatcCCTGCTTCTAATGAAGTACTGTACAAATAAAAACCCTTCAAACATGTCCCCATTTATTCTCAAGTCATTCAAGAACAGCAACGACCTCTGACCACATGGCTCTGTGTACTAGAGACCACATGGCTCTGTGTACTAGAGACCACATGGCTCAGCTGGCCACACACAGATGTTACACTAAGTGTCATGGTAGGAGGTAAGACGTGGGTCACTCAGGGTGTCCCCTAAGTGTTGGGTTCAGGATGGAGTGCCCCGCCACGACAGTGATCATAGTCCAGTTAGAAAGATCCCTTTCAGCTGCTCCACTTCTCGAGAGCAAAGGAAGCACGAAACCCAACCCACACACGTGCTGCAGAGGGGGCTCAGGAGCAGCGACTAGACACTGCTGCCTCTCTGGAGCAGCTGGAGCATGATGGGGTAGATGGGAGCAAACTCCTTCCCCTGCCGGGCCCTCACCGCCTGCACGTAGGCCTCCAGCGCGCCCCTGCAGGAGAGCACAGTTACAGCTGGTGACGTTCACTTATCGAGTTGACCGTGAGTGAATATAAGATACCATTTCAAATGTCTGAAGCACGTAATGCACCAGATCTGAAGCGCTTCAACACAACATGCACCAGGTGGCTGTCTTTAATGTGAGTATGCAGAGGTGTATTGCATTACGTTTCATTTAGCAAAAGGACTCTGCAATGAGTCATCACTTGTTTAACGTTATGGTTATAGACAGGCCGTGTGATGTCGCCGCTCTGTCGCAGCACTTATCTCAGGAGAGTTATGCTATTATCAGATTCCACACAATGGTTTCTGACACAGTGTTGTTGCGTCAGTCCCAGTTTGCACTTGATCCTGCAACTTATTCAGATGATGGATGTTATATGATTGTTAAACCATGCAGCATGCTCACTTTAAAGGGTAAGAGAATGAGAACAGACCTGATGAGGGAGAGCCGGTCCCGCTCAGAGGGGTGATCGTCCAGCCACTGGGAATACCGCGCCACAGACCACTCGGctctctgtggggggggggggggggggactttaAGTATAGATGTACACCAAAAGCAGGAATAAGAGTTCTCACAAGTAaaacaaaagtgtgtgtgtgtgtgtgtgtgtagacctGGTGTGGAGACTTGAGCTCGGGGGGGGCTCTGGTGAAGAAGAAGTGCAGCAGGGTGCTGCAGGGGAACAGCTCCCCCACAGCCAGGCTGCTGGAGATCAGCTCGCTGCTCTGGAACAGCAGCGGCCTGAAACACACATTCCCATATTTTTAGATTTGCCTATTGTTAAGTATACCAGTTTTTGTATAAAAAAATAAGCATACAGCATTTGATTGGTTTCCCTCCTTCCAAACAGCCCTATTTTATTCAGTTTCAGATTATTATACAAATCAACTCCAACGAGAGAGCAACCTGAGTAAGTCATTGCCTTTATCTTTATTGCTTCAATACTTCTGATACAATTCATTTGGTTAT is a genomic window containing:
- the ndufa5 gene encoding NADH dehydrogenase [ubiquinone] 1 alpha subcomplex subunit 5, encoding MAGLLKKTTGLVGLAVSHNPHERLRSLYSKILASLQTMPQDAAYRKYTEQLVGERFNHVQSEPDVEKLENKINCGQIEEVIFQAECELSLARKMSEWKPWEPLIEEPPTNQWKWPV